From a region of the Candidatus Liberimonas magnetica genome:
- a CDS encoding multicopper oxidase domain-containing protein produces the protein MKSKMLLKAVVAALLFFVGLSNISPVALEAFTSTPTQDPTLIPKYVDPLVVPPAMPKTSTTAAEDYYEISTKQFSQQVLPTGMPQTTVWGYGSVQNPGTFNYPAFTIEATVNKPVRVKWVNGLVDATGNYLPHLLPVDQTIDWANPPGGTMGRDMVGTDPTSYTGPVPLVVHAHGVHTNQESDGYAEAWYLPAANNIPAGYATEGTYFNPNKTKSKFGYQWGAGAAVFDYPNDQNAATAWYHDHAMGMDRLNVYAGLAGFYLIRGGAGDVVTTKTGAAAVLPGPAPTTTNTGCFEIPLAIQDKSFNSDGSLFYPDSRLYFDAFAGPYAPTSDIAPIWNPEFFGNTMLVNGKTWPYLTVEAKRYRFRIVNGCNSRMLLLQFDNNMPFWQIGAEGGFLSLNPVQRTQMHMGNGERADVIVDFTNVPVGTNVIMQNIGADAPFTGVPGVDFVSADPATTGQVMQFRVVAATSPDLSTPPDQLVLPARTDLGAVNNTRQISLNEMSSNVLPGIGPRMALMGTVDLSISTSPVGVPKLWSDAVTENPALNATEIWEMYNFTVDAHPVHIHQVQFEVVNREIFDPAAGVVGTINPPELWESGTKDTVVSYPGQITRVKAKFDVPGLFVWHCHILEHEENEMMRPMFIGAMPSTSTVASASVIPVANDAATIPKYVDPLVVPPAMPTTTTSATEDYYEISTKQFSQQVLPTGMPKTTVWGYGSVQNPGTFNYPAFTIEAKANKPVRVKWINGLVDASGNYLPHLLPVDQTIHWANPAAGLTGRDSPGTDPASYTGPVPLVVHAHGVHTNQESDGYAEAWYLPVANNIPTGYATVGTWYDLNKSLSKFGSQWAGGAAVFDYPNDQAAGTAWYHDHAMGMDRLNVYAGLAGFYLIRGGASDIVTTKAGGAAVLPGPAPTTTNTGCFEIPLAIQDKSFNADGSLFYPNTRAFFDGFTGPYAPQSDIAPIWNPEFFGNTMLVNGKTWPYLTVEQKRYRFRIVNGCNSRLLLLKLDNNLPFWQIGAEGGFLSSPVSLTQLLIGNGERADVIVDFTNVPAGTNVMMQNIGADSPFVPGTTFTPADPNTTGQVMQFRVVAKTSPDLSTPADQLVLPARTPLGAVNMARQISLNEMDSNVLTGVGPRMALLGKVDLTGPTPVGVPKMWKDTVTEDPDLGSIEQWEIYNFTVDAHPVHIHQVQFEVVNREVFDPAAGIVGTVKPPEVWESGGKDTLIAYPGEITRVKAKFDIPGIFVWHCHILEHEENEMMRPFFVGEITSTTTIANITMYPEPDEVELPSEFGPVQLQISSGTFAQHVTLTIATVTVTTAVVPPTTPTTTTTTTSTATVTTTVTPVTTVIPTPKQKNLKVSKVVVNINNKQNLQPVKPITVTMTYKPANVTGMNTKKLSLAAYNPATATFVPIPSKVNTTTGKVTGKIKHFSIYAIVELVPEVDLGKVKVYPNPFDPNITDVTIGNLTSAADIRIYTITGELVRRLDYNSADGLVTWDGTNDSGSKVASGIYLALINGSEGKKVVKIAVEK, from the coding sequence ATGAAGAGTAAAATGTTGTTGAAAGCAGTTGTCGCAGCGTTGTTGTTTTTTGTAGGGCTGTCAAACATCAGCCCGGTGGCGTTAGAAGCATTCACTAGCACGCCTACACAAGACCCGACTTTAATACCAAAATATGTGGACCCGTTAGTTGTACCGCCTGCTATGCCAAAGACCTCTACAACGGCCGCAGAAGACTATTATGAAATATCAACAAAACAGTTTTCCCAGCAGGTGCTTCCCACAGGCATGCCCCAAACCACTGTCTGGGGTTACGGTTCAGTCCAGAACCCTGGAACTTTTAATTATCCGGCATTTACCATTGAAGCAACTGTCAATAAACCAGTCCGCGTTAAATGGGTAAACGGACTTGTGGATGCAACCGGGAATTATCTTCCCCATCTTTTGCCTGTTGACCAGACGATAGATTGGGCAAACCCTCCCGGGGGTACCATGGGCAGAGATATGGTAGGCACTGACCCTACATCTTATACAGGCCCAGTTCCTTTAGTAGTTCATGCGCACGGGGTACACACAAATCAGGAAAGCGACGGCTACGCTGAAGCCTGGTACCTGCCGGCAGCTAACAACATCCCAGCCGGTTACGCGACAGAAGGTACTTATTTTAACCCAAATAAAACTAAATCGAAGTTCGGATACCAGTGGGGTGCTGGAGCCGCTGTTTTTGATTACCCGAATGATCAGAACGCGGCAACAGCATGGTACCACGACCACGCAATGGGCATGGATAGATTAAATGTATATGCAGGACTTGCTGGGTTTTACCTTATAAGAGGCGGTGCGGGCGATGTCGTGACCACAAAAACAGGAGCAGCGGCAGTGCTTCCAGGCCCAGCGCCTACAACGACCAATACAGGCTGTTTTGAGATACCTTTAGCTATTCAGGACAAGTCTTTCAACTCGGATGGCTCCTTATTTTATCCGGACAGCCGGCTTTATTTTGACGCTTTCGCTGGGCCTTACGCCCCCACTTCGGATATAGCGCCGATATGGAACCCGGAGTTTTTTGGCAATACGATGCTGGTTAACGGCAAGACCTGGCCGTACCTTACGGTTGAAGCGAAACGTTACCGTTTCCGCATTGTAAACGGCTGCAACTCCCGTATGCTTCTTCTACAATTCGACAATAACATGCCTTTCTGGCAAATAGGAGCTGAAGGCGGTTTCTTAAGCCTTAACCCGGTCCAGCGCACACAGATGCATATGGGCAACGGTGAAAGGGCTGATGTTATAGTAGATTTTACGAACGTACCAGTCGGCACTAACGTAATTATGCAGAACATCGGAGCTGACGCGCCTTTCACAGGCGTCCCCGGAGTTGATTTTGTAAGCGCAGACCCGGCCACGACCGGACAGGTCATGCAGTTTCGGGTAGTGGCAGCAACAAGCCCGGACCTGAGCACCCCTCCGGATCAACTCGTGCTTCCGGCAAGGACCGATCTAGGAGCTGTTAATAATACCAGGCAGATATCCCTTAATGAAATGAGTTCAAACGTCCTGCCCGGCATAGGCCCCAGGATGGCTTTAATGGGAACAGTAGACCTTTCAATTTCGACATCACCGGTTGGAGTTCCCAAATTATGGAGCGACGCAGTTACAGAAAACCCGGCTTTAAACGCCACAGAGATCTGGGAAATGTATAATTTTACAGTAGACGCTCACCCTGTGCATATTCATCAGGTTCAATTTGAAGTGGTGAACAGGGAGATATTTGACCCTGCCGCAGGAGTAGTGGGAACGATAAATCCCCCAGAACTCTGGGAAAGCGGCACAAAAGATACGGTCGTTTCTTACCCGGGCCAGATAACTCGTGTCAAGGCAAAGTTTGATGTCCCGGGCCTTTTTGTATGGCATTGCCACATATTAGAACACGAAGAGAACGAGATGATGAGGCCGATGTTCATAGGAGCTATGCCCAGCACATCCACTGTTGCCAGCGCAAGCGTAATCCCTGTTGCCAATGACGCGGCAACGATACCTAAATATGTAGACCCCCTGGTTGTGCCGCCGGCTATGCCGACAACAACAACCAGCGCAACTGAAGACTATTACGAAATATCCACGAAGCAGTTTAGCCAGCAGGTTTTGCCTACAGGCATGCCAAAAACCACTGTCTGGGGATATGGCTCCGTACAGAATCCGGGAACATTCAACTACCCGGCATTCACTATTGAAGCGAAAGCCAACAAACCGGTCCGCGTTAAGTGGATAAACGGCCTTGTGGACGCCAGCGGAAACTACCTCCCCCATCTTTTGCCCGTTGACCAGACTATACACTGGGCAAACCCTGCAGCAGGGCTGACAGGCAGAGATTCACCGGGAACTGACCCGGCCTCTTATACAGGGCCTGTTCCTTTAGTCGTTCACGCGCACGGCGTGCACACAAACCAGGAAAGCGACGGTTACGCTGAAGCGTGGTATCTGCCGGTTGCAAATAACATACCTACTGGTTATGCAACTGTAGGAACCTGGTACGACCTCAATAAGAGTTTATCAAAATTCGGTTCGCAGTGGGCTGGAGGAGCCGCTGTTTTTGATTATCCAAATGACCAGGCAGCAGGTACGGCCTGGTACCACGATCATGCTATGGGTATGGATAGATTGAATGTCTATGCGGGCCTTGCGGGGTTCTACCTCATAAGAGGCGGAGCAAGCGACATAGTGACAACAAAAGCCGGAGGAGCTGCTGTTCTTCCCGGTCCGGCTCCGACAACAACAAATACGGGCTGTTTTGAAATACCTTTGGCTATACAGGATAAATCTTTCAACGCCGACGGTTCTTTGTTCTATCCGAACACCAGGGCTTTCTTTGATGGTTTCACCGGCCCTTATGCTCCTCAATCCGATATAGCTCCGATATGGAACCCTGAATTTTTCGGCAATACGATGCTGGTTAACGGCAAGACCTGGCCGTACCTTACGGTTGAACAAAAACGTTACCGTTTCCGTATCGTGAACGGCTGCAACTCCCGTTTACTATTGTTAAAGCTTGACAACAACCTGCCTTTCTGGCAGATAGGAGCAGAAGGCGGCTTCTTAAGCTCTCCTGTTTCCCTTACCCAGTTGCTTATAGGTAATGGAGAGCGTGCAGATGTCATAGTGGATTTCACGAACGTCCCGGCAGGAACCAACGTCATGATGCAGAACATAGGAGCTGATTCCCCGTTCGTTCCGGGAACTACTTTTACACCTGCTGATCCCAACACAACCGGACAGGTCATGCAGTTTCGGGTAGTAGCAAAAACAAGCCCGGACTTAAGCACGCCTGCTGACCAGCTGGTCTTGCCCGCGAGAACACCTCTTGGTGCTGTCAATATGGCAAGGCAGATATCCCTAAACGAAATGGATTCTAACGTACTGACAGGCGTAGGCCCCAGGATGGCTCTGCTTGGTAAAGTAGACCTTACAGGCCCGACACCGGTTGGTGTGCCTAAGATGTGGAAAGATACTGTAACTGAAGACCCTGATCTGGGTTCAATAGAGCAATGGGAAATATATAACTTCACTGTGGACGCTCACCCTGTGCACATTCATCAGGTCCAGTTTGAAGTGGTCAACAGGGAAGTCTTTGATCCCGCGGCAGGAATAGTGGGAACGGTCAAGCCTCCTGAGGTCTGGGAAAGCGGCGGAAAAGATACCCTCATCGCTTATCCCGGAGAGATAACGCGCGTCAAAGCGAAATTCGATATACCGGGAATATTTGTCTGGCACTGCCATATCCTGGAACACGAAGAAAACGAGATGATGAGGCCGTTTTTCGTAGGTGAAATTACCAGCACGACCACGATAGCCAATATAACCATGTACCCTGAACCCGACGAGGTAGAATTACCCTCTGAGTTCGGGCCTGTACAGCTCCAGATATCCTCGGGCACATTTGCGCAGCATGTCACTCTTACAATAGCTACCGTTACTGTGACTACAGCCGTGGTTCCGCCTACTACGCCTACAACTACGACTACGACTACGTCTACGGCTACGGTTACGACTACCGTTACGCCTGTGACTACGGTCATACCCACTCCTAAGCAGAAGAACCTAAAAGTCAGCAAAGTAGTTGTAAATATAAACAACAAGCAGAATTTACAGCCGGTAAAACCTATCACTGTTACTATGACTTACAAGCCCGCTAATGTCACAGGTATGAATACAAAGAAGCTGTCCCTCGCGGCCTACAATCCTGCAACGGCCACCTTTGTTCCGATACCGTCAAAGGTAAATACTACAACGGGTAAGGTTACGGGAAAGATAAAACATTTCTCGATCTATGCGATAGTTGAGCTTGTGCCTGAGGTAGACCTCGGTAAAGTCAAAGTATATCCTAACCCGTTCGACCCTAACATTACGGATGTCACTATAGGCAACCTGACAAGTGCAGCGGACATAAGGATCTATACTATAACCGGTGAGCTGGTTAGAAGACTTGACTACAATTCGGCTGACGGTCTGGTTACATGGGACGGAACTAATGACTCAGGCAGTAAGGTCGCAAGCGGTATATATCTTGCGCTTATAAACGGTTCTGAAGGCAAAAAGGTAGTAAAAATAGCAGTAGAAAAGTAA
- a CDS encoding PorV/PorQ family protein translates to MKKVLAVMVSLVILAGQSSVFAAGSNAGKSTAQFLQLGVGARAEGMGEAYTASAVGADAVYWNPAGIAGIEKNEASFTQAMWIQDISYQAAVGAFPTKHGAFAIGLKYLSYGSIKKTDDTGLETGDFSPNDLMAGVSYGREFGKLKAGITVKYISSKITNTATAVAGDIGFKYPFMDDKLIIGLAGMNMGTKMKFVNEEDPLPSTGKFGVSYMPGGLWLIALDANMPNDDDAYANAGIEKKFQLGDISRLALRAGYNTRTKDITGTQGVTAGVGFGYKQLDLDVAFAPYGDLGNITLVSLGVKF, encoded by the coding sequence ATGAAAAAGGTATTAGCGGTCATGGTAAGCTTGGTCATCTTAGCAGGTCAAAGCTCGGTATTTGCAGCAGGTTCAAACGCAGGCAAATCAACAGCGCAGTTTTTGCAGCTTGGTGTAGGAGCGCGCGCTGAAGGTATGGGCGAGGCATACACAGCCTCGGCTGTCGGCGCTGATGCGGTGTACTGGAACCCGGCAGGGATCGCGGGCATTGAAAAAAACGAGGCATCTTTTACCCAGGCCATGTGGATACAGGATATCTCATACCAGGCTGCTGTTGGAGCCTTTCCCACCAAGCATGGCGCCTTCGCGATAGGGCTTAAGTACCTTTCCTACGGAAGCATAAAGAAAACTGACGACACGGGCCTTGAGACCGGCGATTTTTCGCCTAATGACTTGATGGCTGGCGTGTCTTACGGCAGAGAATTCGGAAAGTTAAAAGCAGGCATAACCGTAAAATATATATCTTCAAAGATAACGAATACAGCCACAGCAGTGGCAGGCGATATCGGTTTCAAATACCCGTTCATGGATGACAAACTTATCATAGGGCTTGCAGGCATGAACATGGGCACCAAGATGAAGTTCGTTAACGAGGAAGACCCTCTTCCCTCAACTGGTAAATTCGGCGTAAGCTACATGCCCGGAGGTCTGTGGCTCATCGCTCTTGACGCAAACATGCCAAACGACGATGACGCCTACGCAAATGCCGGAATAGAGAAGAAATTCCAGCTGGGTGATATCTCGCGCCTTGCCCTGCGCGCAGGCTACAACACCCGGACCAAGGACATAACCGGTACACAGGGCGTTACCGCCGGAGTAGGTTTCGGCTATAAACAGCTCGATCTTGACGTCGCCTTCGCTCCTTACGGTGACCTGGGCAATATAACTCTTGTCAGCCTGGGCGTTAAGTTCTAG
- a CDS encoding YtxH domain-containing protein, which yields MSDRNLAGVALAFIFGALAGAAAGVLFAPAAGKETRKKIKDFAVDGEERFEHMGAEAKQKAINLIIEGKERLSSQKDRLEAAFEAGKKAYEKKQQVQA from the coding sequence ATGTCAGACAGAAATTTAGCAGGTGTTGCCTTAGCGTTCATTTTTGGAGCATTAGCTGGAGCTGCTGCAGGTGTGCTGTTCGCGCCAGCAGCCGGCAAAGAAACAAGAAAAAAGATAAAGGATTTTGCTGTAGACGGTGAAGAAAGGTTTGAGCACATGGGTGCGGAAGCAAAGCAAAAAGCCATTAACCTCATAATTGAAGGCAAGGAAAGGTTAAGCAGTCAAAAAGACCGCCTGGAAGCCGCCTTTGAAGCAGGGAAAAAAGCTTACGAAAAGAAACAGCAAGTCCAGGCTTAG
- a CDS encoding energy transducer TonB gives MNEQVKAFQFSIVIHAFFGLMFFVIFMESEMGRKLTVTDLNILNEQITPRISDAIKQRQPASPSLKSLSPKPLPERTEAKNTQPSEGQVPTNDPKTEGAEPQAATTQADDSGVVREQARTHYLKEQFTYIRDMIHRKMTYPQIARKMGWSGQVTISFVVEEDGTVTNIKIVSSSGFDILDRNGVNAIKSCSPYPKPPVRAEFVMPITYNLM, from the coding sequence GTGAACGAACAGGTAAAGGCTTTTCAATTTTCCATAGTTATTCATGCTTTTTTCGGGCTGATGTTTTTTGTTATATTCATGGAATCCGAAATGGGCAGGAAATTAACCGTTACGGATCTAAATATCTTAAATGAGCAAATAACGCCCCGGATTAGTGATGCTATAAAACAGAGACAACCAGCTTCTCCGAGCCTTAAATCCCTTTCGCCCAAACCTCTGCCGGAACGGACAGAAGCTAAAAATACTCAGCCGTCTGAAGGACAGGTGCCAACAAATGACCCGAAAACAGAAGGTGCAGAACCGCAGGCGGCAACTACGCAGGCTGATGATTCCGGAGTTGTGCGCGAACAAGCCCGCACTCATTATTTGAAGGAGCAATTTACTTATATCAGGGATATGATCCACCGAAAAATGACCTATCCTCAGATTGCAAGAAAGATGGGCTGGAGCGGACAGGTAACTATTTCTTTTGTTGTGGAAGAAGACGGAACGGTTACTAACATTAAAATAGTTTCAAGTTCAGGTTTCGATATATTGGACCGCAATGGAGTAAATGCCATAAAGTCCTGCTCACCCTACCCCAAACCGCCGGTCCGCGCAGAGTTCGTCATGCCCATCACATATAACCTCATGTAG
- a CDS encoding biopolymer transporter ExbD, with translation MDEKEFDVINVIPFIDIMLVLLTIVLTTSTFIASGSIPLALPKATINKTELLKTHIIEIDKQGNLYVNTRPVYVEDLCNGLCKLERKAPLLIRADRDIPLQIFVDVMDTLKTHGFSNIALQTEKKT, from the coding sequence ATGGATGAGAAAGAGTTTGACGTAATAAACGTTATTCCTTTTATAGACATAATGCTTGTGCTTTTAACTATTGTGCTTACGACTTCGACGTTCATAGCAAGCGGCTCTATCCCGCTTGCTTTGCCGAAAGCTACTATCAATAAGACGGAACTTTTAAAGACACATATCATCGAAATAGACAAACAGGGCAATCTGTATGTTAACACGCGTCCGGTATATGTTGAAGATTTATGCAACGGGCTCTGCAAGTTAGAGCGTAAAGCACCTCTGCTTATCAGGGCTGACCGTGATATCCCTTTACAGATATTTGTAGATGTTATGGATACCCTTAAAACCCACGGGTTCAGCAATATAGCTTTGCAAACGGAGAAAAAAACGTGA
- the exbB gene encoding TonB-system energizer ExbB, whose amino-acid sequence MEWLKISIEYGVIGLLVFMSIVAVAVAFERHRLYRKISPADFKDKRRLELHLTKKLHLIATIGSNAPYIGLLGTVLGIMLTFYTMGLEGFMDTSKIMIGLALALKTTAVGLLVAIPAITLYNFLVRKAKEILMEWDIANG is encoded by the coding sequence ATGGAATGGTTAAAGATTTCTATTGAATACGGCGTTATCGGGTTATTAGTTTTTATGAGCATAGTGGCTGTTGCTGTTGCGTTTGAGCGGCATCGTCTTTATAGGAAGATATCGCCGGCTGATTTTAAGGATAAGCGCAGGCTTGAGCTTCATCTGACAAAAAAACTTCATTTAATAGCCACTATAGGAAGCAACGCCCCTTATATAGGCCTATTGGGCACTGTGCTCGGGATAATGCTGACTTTCTATACAATGGGCCTTGAAGGTTTTATGGATACATCGAAAATAATGATAGGTCTTGCGCTTGCCTTAAAGACAACGGCTGTGGGCCTGTTAGTCGCGATTCCTGCCATAACTCTTTATAATTTTCTTGTAAGAAAGGCAAAAGAGATACTTATGGAATGGGATATAGCAAATGGATGA
- a CDS encoding TonB-dependent receptor, producing the protein MKVINAAAAVLFFLCSSIPVYAENLLLDEIVIRGQKEALNQESLNMREVRESPARDVGEALRQVEGINIVRKCPIANDVVLRGFQRDNINVLSDGARLHGACPNRMDTPAFHFDFAEIEQIKIIKGPYDLTNPGSLAGMIDIVTKKPRQGLGADLNLTHGSYNSINDSAVVSYGTEKFDALAGYAYKSSEPPVSGDGKTITDLYGPANTNRYRTDTINSKAYEANTSWAKVGANPTANSHTDISYSYQNTEHVLYPGLTMDSTYDRATQVNWAYEIKKLSSFLEDIKFQGYWDKVDHLMDNSLRAFTMAMSGLSKTQVYGGKANASFNMGTGVLKSGIDYYNRKWDAKPIPDVSIDNSGIFAVYTVPVSEKINFEGGVRADSARANPTQSHTASALPSPANFSTVGGNLQLTCKPSKEIEIFAGVAKGNRTPDPEELFMDRPLVGMMPGQQPWKGNPDLRPVSNNEADLGAKYALGRFYINATMFYSSLTDFINVTSVQLTPAQKLMTYENIEAYMWGGELGSQWSLPLDLFLKGGFSYTRGYNKTGGRPLSEIPPLKGTLALRYDNGSCFLEADQNMAARQTEVDSVLQEQSTDGYETTDIKAGCAYKDLSVYVGVNNLFDKYYFSYLSYTRNIYSTGIKVPENGRNFYITVSYRI; encoded by the coding sequence ATGAAAGTTATAAATGCAGCAGCAGCGGTATTGTTTTTTCTTTGTTCCAGTATTCCGGTTTATGCGGAAAATCTTCTGCTTGATGAGATAGTTATTCGCGGCCAGAAAGAAGCTCTTAACCAGGAGAGCCTGAACATGCGAGAGGTAAGGGAAAGCCCTGCGCGTGATGTGGGCGAGGCATTAAGACAGGTGGAAGGCATCAATATCGTGCGCAAATGTCCCATAGCCAATGATGTTGTGCTGCGCGGTTTTCAAAGAGATAACATAAATGTCCTGTCTGACGGGGCGCGGCTTCATGGAGCCTGCCCGAACAGGATGGACACGCCAGCATTTCATTTTGACTTTGCGGAAATTGAACAGATAAAAATCATTAAGGGGCCATATGACCTGACAAATCCAGGCAGCCTTGCGGGTATGATAGATATAGTTACAAAAAAACCCAGGCAGGGGCTTGGCGCTGACTTGAACCTGACTCACGGTTCATATAACAGCATAAATGACTCAGCTGTCGTTTCATACGGAACTGAAAAATTTGACGCTCTGGCCGGCTATGCTTACAAATCTTCAGAACCGCCTGTGTCAGGAGACGGAAAAACTATAACAGACCTCTATGGGCCTGCGAACACAAACCGCTATCGCACTGATACTATAAATTCTAAGGCCTATGAAGCCAATACCAGCTGGGCAAAGGTTGGAGCCAATCCCACTGCGAATTCACACACTGACATCAGTTATTCGTATCAGAACACAGAGCACGTCCTTTATCCCGGCCTTACCATGGACTCGACCTATGACCGCGCGACCCAGGTAAACTGGGCCTACGAAATAAAAAAGCTTTCTTCCTTTTTAGAAGACATAAAATTTCAGGGTTACTGGGACAAGGTTGACCACCTGATGGATAATAGTTTGCGAGCCTTTACGATGGCTATGTCAGGGCTTTCCAAAACCCAGGTCTACGGTGGGAAGGCCAATGCTTCCTTTAATATGGGAACCGGAGTTTTAAAAAGCGGGATTGATTACTACAACAGAAAATGGGATGCAAAGCCGATACCGGATGTTAGCATAGATAACTCAGGGATTTTTGCGGTTTACACCGTCCCTGTCTCTGAAAAGATAAATTTTGAAGGTGGAGTGCGGGCGGACAGCGCCCGGGCAAACCCTACCCAATCACACACCGCTTCAGCCTTGCCTTCACCTGCCAATTTCAGCACTGTAGGAGGCAATTTACAGCTGACATGTAAACCTTCAAAAGAGATAGAGATTTTTGCTGGTGTCGCAAAAGGCAACAGAACGCCTGACCCGGAAGAGCTTTTTATGGACCGGCCGCTTGTGGGCATGATGCCGGGCCAGCAGCCGTGGAAAGGCAATCCGGATCTGAGGCCCGTCTCAAACAACGAAGCAGACCTCGGCGCCAAGTATGCGCTTGGCAGGTTTTATATTAACGCAACGATGTTCTACAGTTCCTTAACCGACTTCATTAATGTTACCTCAGTGCAGCTTACCCCTGCGCAGAAACTAATGACTTACGAAAATATAGAAGCTTACATGTGGGGAGGAGAGTTAGGGTCGCAATGGTCTTTGCCGTTAGATCTTTTCTTAAAAGGTGGTTTTTCATATACCCGGGGTTACAACAAGACCGGCGGCCGCCCTCTTTCCGAGATCCCCCCGCTTAAAGGGACCCTGGCGTTGAGGTATGACAACGGCTCTTGTTTTTTAGAAGCTGACCAGAACATGGCAGCCCGGCAGACCGAGGTAGACTCTGTGCTTCAGGAACAGAGCACAGACGGATACGAGACCACGGATATCAAAGCCGGTTGCGCCTATAAAGATCTGTCAGTCTATGTGGGAGTAAATAACTTGTTCGATAAATACTACTTCTCCTATCTTTCATATACAAGAAACATATACTCGACAGGCATAAAAGTGCCCGAGAACGGCAGAAACTTCTACATAACAGTATCTTACAGGATTTGA